From Candidatus Zymogenaceae bacterium, the proteins below share one genomic window:
- a CDS encoding stage 0 sporulation family protein, whose protein sequence is MKRIVGVRFRERGKIYQFDALDFELDTSQKVVLETERGLSIGTVATLPRETEYGDSERPLKPVIRPASEQDLATESENSSREIEAREYCNECIDKHTLDMHLVDVEHLFDGSKIIFYFTADQRVDFRALVRDLASRFRTRIEMRQIGVRNKAKLVGGVGSCGRVLCCNTILNTFEPVSVKMAKDQNISLNPSKISGVCGRLMCCLKYEYETYLEMKREIPKLGKRIMTEHGKAKVIRQNVLERRVTVLLEDGTEMDLCGETLKKCDTEAKNRQIENDPEV, encoded by the coding sequence ATGAAACGTATTGTAGGCGTGCGCTTTCGCGAACGCGGCAAGATATATCAATTCGACGCGCTGGATTTCGAACTCGACACCTCTCAAAAGGTCGTACTGGAGACCGAGCGGGGTCTCTCTATCGGGACGGTGGCGACCCTTCCCCGGGAGACCGAGTACGGAGATTCAGAGCGTCCTCTCAAACCGGTGATTCGGCCCGCGAGTGAACAGGATCTGGCCACAGAATCCGAGAACAGTAGCCGGGAGATCGAGGCCAGGGAATACTGCAACGAGTGCATCGACAAGCACACCCTTGACATGCACCTGGTCGATGTGGAGCACCTCTTTGACGGCAGCAAGATCATCTTCTATTTCACCGCCGATCAGCGGGTGGATTTTCGCGCGCTGGTGAGGGATTTGGCCTCCCGGTTCCGCACACGCATCGAGATGCGGCAGATCGGCGTGAGAAACAAGGCGAAGTTGGTGGGCGGCGTCGGCTCCTGCGGACGGGTTCTGTGCTGCAATACGATTCTGAACACCTTCGAACCGGTCTCGGTGAAGATGGCGAAGGATCAGAATATCTCGCTCAATCCCTCGAAGATATCGGGCGTGTGCGGACGCCTCATGTGCTGCCTCAAGTATGAGTACGAGACGTATCTCGAAATGAAGAGGGAGATCCCGAAGTTGGGAAAACGGATCATGACCGAGCACGGCAAGGCCAAGGTCATCCGACAGAACGTCCTGGAGCGCCGGGTGACCGTTCTTCTGGAGGACGGCACCGAGATGGATCTGTGCGGTGAGACCCTCAAAAAGTGCGACACCGAGGCGAAAAACAGGCAGATAGAGAATGATCCAGAAGTATAA